The Heteronotia binoei isolate CCM8104 ecotype False Entrance Well unplaced genomic scaffold, APGP_CSIRO_Hbin_v1 ptg000860l, whole genome shotgun sequence genome has a window encoding:
- the LOC132590835 gene encoding erythroblast NAD(P)(+)--arginine ADP-ribosyltransferase-like yields the protein MALAAFDDQYKGCAAMMAAELEELNRTEFANNRVYAEAWQEAASRWNERKGSLLPPGGLEPEYAIALTAYTVQGRFHRDFNAAVREAGRTRDSYLNHFHFKTFHFLLTRALRALRATTEPRCQKVYRGVRGVRFVSERRKQVRFGHFTSSSLKNESALQFGKDSFFTIETCHGVNIKNFSFFPGEDEVLIPPFEMFKVVNFTKAPETTFIHLLSLEDSSAYNCVFVKERRCKTQRCHFSTSKGAAGEGETARYRPIPSDLKS from the exons ATGGCCCTGGCTGCTTTTGATGACCAGTATAAAGGCTGTGCAGCCATGATGGCGGCGGAGCTGGAGGAGCTGAACCGCACCGAGTTCGCCAACAACCGGGTCTACGCGGAGGCCTGGCAGGAGGCGGCCTCCAGGTGGAACGAGAGGAAAGGCTCTCTCTTGCCGCCCGGAGGCCTCGAGCCGGAATACGCCATCGCACTCACGGCCTACACCGTCCAAGGGCGCTTCCACCGGGATTTCAACGCGGCCGTCAGGGAGGCCGGGCGCACCAGAGACTCTTACCTCAACCACTTCCACTTCAAGACCTTCCATTTCCTGCTGACCAGGGCCCTTCGTGCTCTGAGGGCCACCACCGAGCCCCGGTGTCAGAAGGTGTACCGTGGGGTCAGAGGGGTCCGCTTCGTCTCGGAACGCCGGAAGCAGGTGCGTTTCGGACACTTCACGTCCTCCTCGCTGAAGAACGAGAGCGCCCTCCAGTTTGGGAAGGACAGCTTCTTCACCATCGAGACCTGCCACGGGGTCAACATCAAGAACTTCTCCTTCTTCCCGGGCGAAGATGAAGTCCTCATCCCGCCCTTTGAGATGTTCAAGGTGGTGAACTTCACCAAGGCGCCGGAAACAACCTTCATCCACCTCCTTTCCCTGGAAGATTCCAGTGCCTACAACTGTGTTTTCGTGAAAG AAAGAAGGTGCAAAACCCAAAGATGCCATTTCAGCACAAGTAAGGGAGCCGCTGGGGAAGGGGAAACGGCACGGTATCGCCCCAttccatcagatctcaaaagctaa